From the genome of Ardenticatenales bacterium:
GTTCGTCTCCACCAACTCCACCAGCGCAGTGCCGGTACGCACCAGGTAAAGGGTCGCTGTGACCAGAAGGTGGCAGAGACGAGAGATAAACTGGGGATATTCCAGTTGGCTGGCTTCCAATTGAAAATCAGATGCTTTATCGTCCGAAATATCAAAGCACAGACCGTACCCGTTGAAGGCTTCCAAGTTAATAGGCTCATTGTTGACAATCGCCCATTACTCTGGCGTGTGGACGTGAACCAGAGCAAGATGAAGTGGTCCGAACCGTTGTCGGGTTAGCCAGATGGAACGGAAAAACGTGCTCCACCGGATTGGAGCATCAAGGCGCACACCGTTCGCCAGCCATGAGTTGCGCAATAGATGGAGACAGAGAACTTGACTCGAAACCACCCAACTACTCGTCGCAATCAGGGCGGCTACCTCGGCCAGCATTGTTGGTAATAGACCAGCGCCACCGCCGTACTGCGGCAGGCACATGCTTAACGGCAATGCTCGTTCTCTATAAGCCAGGGCCACCCGGACTATGACGAGGCGTCGCCATAGCTAGCTGGTGTCGAGGGTTAGATAGGCAGTTTCATTAGCCCATTCGGCCAACACCTGTTTCATTAGCGGCTGGTAGACGGCCATGGACACGATCTTCTCGTCATGCAACCAACGCGAGAGCCGTCGTTCCTTACTCACCACTTGCGCTGTCCTGATCAGTGCAAAGCCCATCGTTTAGAGGGATGGTTTAACTGACTATCGGTCCCACCAACGCCCAGACGAAGGTGATTAGTGTCTGTAGGTCATGAAAGTGCGACACACAGTGCATCAAATTGTGAAAGAGCGTGTTATGATTGCTCATGGTGGTTTCCTTGTCTTTGGTTTCCTATTGGCTTGTTCGGCGATAAGGATACACTAGGACGAGAAGACCATCCTCTTATGTTAAATAAAATCTGTCAACTCCGGTCTGAACGGGAGTATCCGTTTTGATAAGTCTTTGCCATTTTATGTTAAATCCGGTCTTCTTTTAATGGCGTGGATAAGCATATTGAGACAGGCGAGAACGATCGCGATAATTTTCATACAGTGCATGTGCTGCATCTACAACACCTGCGCCAGATAATACCAGTTCACCAACGGGACCATCGGCTGGTGATGCAAATGCTGCTCCTGCCGCTGCAAACCATCCCCAGGTTTGCTTGAGAGCACCTCCAAGGTTCATTTTTGTTGGCATTAGATTATCACTGTCTCTAAAGACTCCGGTTCCCCTGATAAATCCAAACCCTGAACCACTACCACGATATCCTTGTCTTGTTAACAATATATTTGTTGCAGTAGATCCATTCCATATTCTCAAAGCGTCAATACTCCAGTCCATGCCCATATCTTCGTAGTAGTAATCCCAATAACCAAAGAATACTTGATCTAATCGGGTATCAGTAGACCATGCATCATTCATGTCCCAAGATATCTGAATTTGTAACTCGCCATTGCCATCAGTGCCAAAATGGGCATATAAATTTGACCCACCGTAATCAATATAATCCAGATAATCGCCAATCTCAGCTTCGAGTAATAAATTCCACCAGTCTGAGTATTGATATTCCCAAATTCGAAACAAATCAAAAACATCTTCATCAGACCAGCCAAGGTTCATATAGTATTGATAGACTTCAGATTCTTGATTATAACCTTCTTCATCAGAACCTAATTCAAAATGCCCCGTTGGATCATAAAACCGTAACGGGTTATTCACAACATAGCTATAGCGGTTCCAACTTTGTGGGCTGGCTGGATCGGGTACAATCGTATCGACTGCCCATTCGATAATCCCCAAATAGCAGGTAATGCCACCGTAGGCGGGTCACTGCCTCTCTGGATGGCATTGGTGCTGCCTAAATGGCCGGCGAAGATATAGACAAACTCGTCTGGCTCCACTCTGCCGGCAACATGGATGGCGATGGTCATGTTTGCCAGAGACAGTGTGGCGTGCTGGCGGGTGTAGACGACAGTGGCGGTATCTTCCAGCATGGGTACACTGTTTACACCTGCCGCTTGCGGCGGGCGCATGAGTCGAGATGCAGCACGCTGCGTCTCCACAGATAGCAGGCGCAGCGAGACGTTGGCGTACAGGCGCGGTTCCGTTCGGGCTGCGCCATTCCCTTGGCCGCCCGGCACAACCGCCGCCGCCGTCTGCCGCGCGCTCGCGCTCCAGAAGGTCCAGATGTGCAGGAAGTGACCGGTGGCGTCCGCGTTGAACCACCCATACCCCCAGATGCCCCCCTCGTCGGCCGGCACTTCATAGCCAGGCGCGTTGCTGGGAAGGTAACGCAGATGCCGTACCAACTGTATAGATGAACGAGCATACAGGTAATTCATACCCTGCAATCTATGGCAACCAAGCCAGTACATGCGCTGAGGGAATCTTTAATTGTCGTACAATTTCATTTGTCCGTAAATCAAGAATCGTAATACCCTCAAATTGTAGCGCAATATGCCGACTGTCATGTGCCCAGGCCAAATAGGTTCCGTTCTGTAAACCCGGTATCACCTGACTCGTCCAGATAACTTCTCTACTAGCCAAGTCGGTTATGAGATTACAAGCATATGTAGCACAAGTCCCAAAATAAGTGATATATCGGTTATCAGGTGACCAATCAAGCGCAGAGTAATACCTCACGTCCTGTTGATCTATTAGAAAGGATGCCAGAGTGGAACGTTCAACGAAGTGTAGCAAGTCCCTTCCTTTTTCACTATCGTACAGAGGAAAGGCTACTAAACCGCGGTCATGTGACCAGGCCCACGTATTATCAGGAGTTTTTAACTGCGCCAGGATTACTACTGGTGGTTCTGTCGTCGTCCACAAAAAGCCTGCCTCCTCGATAACCGCATAATAAGATGTCGGAGCCGTATAGTACGATTGAACGTCGATCCAACTCTCCTTTGCCGGACACCATGTTGCCACTTCCTCTGTTCTAGGCGAAGGAGCCAGAAGACAACCAAAGGCAAAACCGGTGTCTTCGACCTCAACTTGCTTCTGATGCACGTTGATGATATAGGCATGTGCCGGGACAAACAGGTTGTAGCGATGGTCGCTAATGCCAGGCTCAAGCAGCAGATAGTCGTTGCTTGGCCACCACAAATTGGCCGCGTCATGTTCTAGATCCGAAAGGCTCAGGAGTACTTCAGGTGACCACTCCGTTAAACTCGACAGCCACAGTTCCGACGTTTGCGACGTATGAATCCAGTAAGCCACCCTTCTTTGGTCAGGGGAAACGGCAAAGCGCCACAACAACCAATCTTCTTCTTTGGGTACCAGGGTTTCCACTTCGCCTGTCTCAAGCGACACCCGCAGAAAACCTTCATCAAAAGATTTAATGAACAAAGTTCCACCGGGGGCTTCCGGCTCTCTGGTTGGTGTCAACTCAGGGGTGGGCGTACTCGTCTGTGTTGCTTTGGTTGTTGCCGTTGGGGCAACGATAGTAACACTATGGTCGTCTGTAACTGTAGGCAACACTGAAATAGTGGCCGTGTTTGACTCTATTTCTGCTTGTTGACCTGGATAAGTCTGGCTGGGGGTTACTGGTCCTGTTTGAAAAGTATCCCCACCAACGTCGGTTGATGGACTACATCCAATTACCAAGCTTACCAGAACAGATACCGTGATTCTCATCAGAAAGTTTTTAACTTGCAGAGCCATTTTGTATACCTCTCTAAATGCTTAAGGCCAGAGATACCGCCGCCAATAGACCATATCTCGCGATATGCCCCGAGGTGGCTCATAACCGTTGCCCCTAAGCCAGCCAGCTGCTGCTGCATCACGAAATCGCCCTTCATCTATGGCTAAATTCTTTATCGAAGTGCTGCGTGCTTCCCCTTGCTCCATGGGCACATGGAAAAAAGAATCGGCTCCATTGGTTGGGTCTGTCGCACCACTGTTATAAGCATCAATGGCATTGCGAACCGCACCTGTATTCGTTTCGTTCAGGTACGTGTACCAACCACTCCAGGAAGCATAAGCATTCGTGACACCCGTTTCCCCAATAGGACCGGTTCCGGCCAAGTATCCGGGGAAGATCCCACCTGGATAACCTTCACGAGGGTCTCCAAAAACAACATGGTACTGTTGTGGATCACTGATCAGTATGCTTTCCAGGCGACTTGAGAAGCCTTTGGTCGTGGGAATATTGGGATTGGTGTAGCGATTTAGAATAGTCCACGTGATATCTCAACGTTCGCTCAAATTTTGCGGATAAAACCAAATTTGGTATACCCATATCCTATGGTAGACATTAACAGGTTCGACATACAGACAGAGCGAGTAGATGACATCCCGCTCATTTACAATTCGCTACAAAAAATGGGCATTCAAGCCATTGTGGATAGCATCATCGTCCCCCATGGCAACTGGCAGGGGTTGACGCCCGGTTGGGTCATTACCATCTGGCTGATACATATCCTGGTCAAGCACACCCACCGGATGGATTGCGTTCAGGAGTGGGTTGCCAAACACTTGTTGACACTGGGACACCTAACTGGGCAACTGGTTACGCCGTTAGATTTCACCGATGACCGGTTAGCCCTTTGTCTGCGGTATCTACAGCCGCAAAGCGACTGGGCTGAGGTCGAAAGTCGCCTGGGCAATCGCCTGGTGCGGGTCTATGACCTGGCCAAGAAACTGCCCGAACGGTGGTGTGCGCGGCTAGATGGCACCGTTGGCATTGTCAACCACGACCCCAACGGGTCGTGGCTGTTCCAGGTTGGCAAAGCCAAGAATGGTTTGTTCGAGACCCTGTACAAAATGATGATCGGCAGCCTCGACCCCTTGGGTTTACCGCTGGCGGTGGATATCGTCCCAGGCAACCGGGCTGATGACCCACTCTACATTCCCATTTACCAGCGCATCAAGCAGACTTTTCCGGGTCGGGCGCTGCTGGTCGTGGGAGATAGCAAGATGAGCGCGCTCCTGACACGCGCCACCGTCGCCCACAACAACGACCACTATTTGACACCCCTGGCCTATCTCAAAGATGAACCCAAGCTGCTCGACGAACTGCTGGTCGGACAGCAAGAGCGGGAAGCCCAGATACCGCTTATCTTTTTTGGATGGGGCGCTGCCGACCAATGGCACAGCGCCCAATGCGGCTGATGCGGTGGCGCGGGGTTTTGAAGTCAGCCGGTCGCGCAGCGCCATCGTCAATAAGCGCCACGTCACCTGGCAAGAGCGTTTGCTGGTGGTGCGTTCCTTCAGCTACATGCAGAGTGAACGAGACGCATTACAGAAACGGTTGGATAAAGCCGAAGCCGCTTTACGCGCCCTGACACCGCCACGGCAACGCGGCAAAAAGCAGATAGAAGACGAGAAAACGCTGTTAGCGGCCATCAAGCGCATCCAAAAACAGTACAAAGTGTCCGGCTTATTCGTCTGCACGACTAAACGTGAGGTCGCGGAGCGTCCGATACGCGCCTATAAAGACAAGCCAGCGCGGGTGGAAAAGACGGTGCGCTACCAATTGACCGTACAGCGTGACCTGGTGGCGATTGCCGCGGCCATGTTCAAGATGGGGTGGCGGATTTATGCCACCAACGCGCCCGCTGTCGAGTTGTCATTGACCCAGGCGGTGCAAGCCTATCGCAGCCAGTACGTCGCGGAGAACATCTTTCGTCGTCTGCAAGGCAAGTTGCTCTCCATTACCCCGGTCTATGTGCAGCGTGATGACCATGCCGAAGGACTTTTCCACCTGCTGACCCTGGCAGCCCGGGTATTGGCTCTGGGTGATTACGTGGCTAAAGAGGCGTTGGCGGAGGTCAAAGAGGAAGGTGAGACCACAGTTAATCGTGGTCGGTTAACACCATCGATTTATCAGTTCTAGCAACGCTTTAGAAGGCCGCCCACGTTGCTTGGGTGGTGTCCAACGCGGTGGTGGCACACGATACATTAACAATTCATCGACTGTCCAGATGTGGTCTGTCAATCCCGCTGCGATAGCTGGCGTGCGCGGCACCCAACGATACCCCCTTTCGCCCACAGACAGACGACAACGCAAAGAGCGATGGGGGTCGCAAAGGTTGTACAAACACCCTGTGACATACATACCCACCGTTAAGGTCGCCGTTTGTTGCGCCAGATGCCGCGTGCGCCGGCCCAACCAGCTTAGGCGAGAGCGGAAGGTGGCATTGAGCCGCTCAATGAAAGCGGTATTGATAACACCCACTCCATTTTGCGTCGTGGCAATCAGCTTCTCTACCTGTTGCGGGTCACCCTGAGCCACTCGTCGTTCAACCTCCAGTCCAGATGGCAGACGCCGTTTGATGACTTGCACGATAGCCACTTCGGACCAGGCGTGCCATTGACAACGACCTGGCTGCCCCCAGCGGGCAACTTGCTGCGGAAACTGCGGCCAAAGGCTTTGACGTAGCCGGGCAAGCCATCCACCGCCAACAACAACGGACGACACAAGGCCATTTGGCGCACCTTGTCCGTCAGGCTTTGCAGCAAGCGCTTATCCCGTCGCGGGCTGATGACGCCACCTAACCAGAGTCGGGTGGATACCATCATCGCCAACGCCATCCACACCGAACCGCCTTGTACCTTGACTTTGATTTCATCCGCTTGCACTTGTTGCAAGTCCAGTGGCTGGCTGGCAATGACCGCTTCATGGACATGTGCGCAATGCACACCCGCTCGTTGCCACCAATTCTTGACCGTGCGCTCATCAAACCCAAAGGCTTTGACGATGGCCTGGACGGGACAGCCATACGCCAGCAAGACGATGACCCACATCACTATTTGCGGGTCGGTGCGCAAGCGATAGAACAATGTCCCTTTGCTGACGGCAAATGTTGTATTGCAGACATGACAATGACATCGCTTTTCTTTTTGGCTATGGACGGTGATATTGCCTTCACCCCGTTGTCCTCTAGCCGGACAGTCGATATTAGGGCAAAATAGTTGTTCTGGATTCATCATGTCTCCTACTGATTTCGGTTCTGCAAAACTTACCAGTATGCATGATGAATCCTTTTTTGCCAAATTGGCCGTTTTTGACGGTCAACCACGATTTACTGTGGTGCTACCAAGAGGAATTGACCGGCATTTTTCCGGGTAATCCCAAACGAGGCACCGCCACGCCCACGATGGAGCGCATGCTGCAAGCCTTTGAGGACATCAACTTAACCGTCTTCCGGTTAGGAGCGCAGGTTCTTTACCAATTAACCCCGTTGACCGGTGTGCAAGAACGCATTTTGGGACTCTTGGGCATTCCGTTGACGGCCTACACGGGTTTGGCGGCCCTGCAATCCGCCTAATCCAGGGGAGGAGAGGGTCTATTATCTGTATGTGATTGGTAAAGTACGGTGAAAAGCCTCGATGAGTCAAGCGTTTACGGCATTATCGTAGTTTGCATTGTTTTGGAATCACCATCATCAACCGCAATCGCGCAAATTGACTTTTGGCATAAATTTTGAGCGAACGTTGAGTGATATATTCTACTTGTTGCGATGATTGGGCGCCCCCTTCGTTTATGGCAACAAGGATTAGAAGTTGTATTTCCCATTCCGCGAGTCTTATTAGTGGCCTGGTTGGTTCCTGCTCCTGTGATGGCGGTTCACGCAGAGGTGTCGAGCCACCATTGCAGTTGCCTGGCATGGCAGCATCAAGGCCAGGATCGTACCATACATGGCCGGTGGGGTCGCTATACCGAAGGGGATTTCCAAGCACGTAGCTGTACCTGTTAAAACTTTGCGGATTTGTTACATCCGGCACAATCGTATCCGCGCTCACAAACCGACCGATGCCCGGCAGATAGTAGCGAGCGTTGAAGTAGATGAGGCCGAGGTCATCGTTGTGCTTCTGGCCGGTGTAGCCGCGGTCGGTATAGGTTTGGCTGGGGGCGGTGCGGTAGCCGCCGAAGGGGAGGTAGCGGGTGCGGCTGCCACCGACCCTGTCACCATTACTACTGTAGCTCATGACACTGTTGCTGCCCAGGTGGTCGCTGTGCAGGTGCAGCAGGTTGTTGGTCTCGCCAGGGATGACCTGCCGCACGGCGACGGCTTGCCCGGCGAGGAAGTAGACGCTGCGGCAGGTGACAGTGCAGGTGGTTTGGACACTGCCCTGCCCCCGCGTCCTTGCCGAGTGATGCTGCTGCCATCGCCAGGACTGAGGAGAGTCGAGTTAGAGCGGGATCGGGGGTAGCAGTCACAGTGGCGATCTGCGAACGAGGCGACTTGGTTTGACTACAGCTATCCATTCAACGAAGTCTCTGAACAATCTCATCTGTATTCTTTAGAGAAAGCGGTCGAGGTCGTAGCAACGCACATTCGTAGGCTACTAATGCTTGATTCTGTTGACCTGCTTGGAAGTAGAGCGTACCCAACCTGAGGAAAATATCTGGATTTTCCTGTTGTGTCTGTGATGCCTTTTCCACACTAATTATCGCTTCGGATAGGCTTACTAGCTGCTCGGGAACACCTTCCAGGCCAGCCAACCCAAGATGCGCACTTACTAAATCCGGCTTCAGTTGCAGTGCTACTCTGTAGCTTTTTGCTGCTTCCTCATAATTCGGTGCATCTAATCCATAATTATAAATATCCCCTCGAGTCGCGTAGAATTCTGCTTTATTTGGTTCTTGTTCAATTGCCTTATTAATCCACTCAATAGCTTTTAAACTTCGACCAATCCTTCGTGGTTGCTCAACATCCAGTTGAAAATGAACTAGGGCAAGCACATGCATTACGTCTGCGTTGTTATTGTACTTGTCTAAGTATCTGTCATAGTACTCAATTGCGTCCTGATAACGGCATTCAACCCTAGCTTGATTGGCCCGTATTAAGAGATCTATTCTATCTTTCATGGTACTGTCCTTACCCATGCATCACTAATTTGGAAAACGCTGTTGGTCAACTCGATTCCTCTCAAGATTATTGTCTCACCTTCAATAGTATACACATATTGAATAGCAGTAACATTAGACCCACTTGATAACAATGTTCGGAGTCCATTGTCTACCGCTTGCTGCAAATATGGTTGAATCGCTTGATAATCTTGGGCCCTATTTCCTCCAAGATTTATGAGCCTGTTCCAAGCATGCTTTGGTTGCATGATATGATTAACTGTATTGGCGTTATCGGCCAGAAAATCGATCGTGCGTTTGGCAACATGGGCAGCACCTCGAGCCTCATTTGTACAGTCACCATCAGCACATAATACTTGTGATACTCTCTGCACTTCATTTGTCGGATCGCCATCACTTGAGGCGGCAGTTATAGCAGAACCGCCTGTAGCGCACACGACTGTACCTCCACCTGTCAAACAACCAATTGCTACGATACCTGTACCAACAATTGCCGTACCATGTGCCAAAGCCTCCACTCCTATATAAGCAACAGCAAGTGCCCTTTCTTCGGCTGATGCATCAGTATGTCGAATGATGGACACGGCGGCATCGATATTTTGGCACGTCGTTTGATAAAACGTATTGCGCAATCCACTGGCAAACCCCCAACAATGGCCGCTTGGATCAACATATTTCAGCGGATTATTTCGAGTATAGGCGTAGCGATTGAAGCTCTCCGGGTCTTCGCTATCCGGCACAATCGTGTCCGCGCTCAGGAACCGCCCCACGCTGGGCAGGTAGTAGCGGGCGTTGTAATAAATGAGGCCGAGGTTGTCGTTGTGCTGCTGGCCGGTGAAGCCCAGGTCGGTGTAGGGTTGTGTAGGGGCGGTGCGGTAGGCGCCGAAGGGGAGGTAGCGGGTGCGGCTGCCGTTGACTATGTCTCCACCGTTGTTGAGGCTCATGACGCTGTTGCTGCCTAAATGGTCCGCGTGGATGTGCAGGAGATTGGTAGAGCCGTTTTCCACAATCCGCCGCACGGCGACGGCTTGCCCGGTGAGGAAGTAGACTTTGCGCCGCGTGATGCCGTATTCGGTTTGGATGCCGCCGCCGTCGTCTCCGTGGGCTTGCGGGCTTTGCGGCATGGGGGTGGGAGCTTCCTGGTAGGTAAACGACCAGGCGTCGGGCCAGGGGCCGGCCTGGACGCAGTCTTCGTCCGCGCAGGAACGGGCGCGCCAGGTGTAGCTGTCGGGGAGGAGGAGCAGCCAGCCGGTGTCGTAGCTTTCGGCGGCGATGATGAGGGTGATGGGGGGCTGGTTCTGCCCGGTTATCTCCACTTCATACCAGCCGCCGCTGAGGGGGCCGTTGCCGCCGCCGCCGGGAGCGCAGGGGTCGGTCCACAGGAGGGTGGGGGGGGCGTTTTGGGTGGAGCCGTCGGGTGGCTCTTGTAGGGTGGTGGGGCATTCGTAGGGGGTGGGGGTGGGGGCGATGGTGACGAACACGGGCGTGGGCGTGGCGGCGGGGGGGGTGGCGGTGGGCTGGTAGAGGTACCAGAAGGTGAAGGGGGCGGACCAGTCGCTGTCGCTGCTGCAATCCGGGGTGTAGCACGCTTTCACGTTCCAACTGTAGCTGCCGCCGGGGATGAGGTTGAGCCAGGGGGCGGTGGTGCTGGTCTCCGCGGTGGGGATGGTGATGCCTTGCGGAGGCAGGCCGTCGCCGCGAATGTTGAGGGTGTAGCGGACGGCGGCGGCGCAGGGCTGCCAGGAGAAGGTTTTGACGAGGGCGATGCCGCCGTTGAGGGGCGAGGTCAACGCTGGCGGACAGGCAGGCAGCGGGGTGGGAGTGACTGTCGGCGTGTGCGTGGCTGTTGGCGGCGGGGTAGCGGTGGATGATGGGGTGGGCGTGTGGGTGGGTGTCGGGGTATGCGTAGGGGTGTGGGTGGGGGTGGGGGTTTGCGTGGGGGTGTTGGTTGGGGTGGGGGTACGCGTAGGGGTGTTGGTTGGGGTGGGGGTGCGAGTGGGCGTGTTGGTTGGGGTAGGGGTACGGGTGGGCGTGGGCGTACGCGTGGGCGTTGGGGTGCGTGTGGGGGTGTTGGTGGCGGTGGGGGTGGGCGTGGGGGGGATGGGGATGTGTTCTTCTTCGTATTGGGGGAAGGGGGAATAGGTGATGCGCCCGTCGGGGTGGATGGTCTGCACGCGCTGGCCGGCGGCGTCGTAGAAGAATTGGGTGGTTTGCCCGCCGGTGGTGACGCTGATGAGGCGGTTTTCGCTGTCGAATTGCTGGCTGTAGTTGCCGGCACTGTCGCTGCGGTCTATCATGTTGCCGTGGGCGTCGTACGCGAACTGTTGGCCGCCGCTGATGGCGATGACGGCGTCTTTTTTCACGGGATGGTAGGTGTAGCTGGCGCCGTCGTAGTGGCTGATGTTGCCCAGTTTGTCGTAGGCGATGTCGTGGTCGTAGGGGTCGATGGCGGCGGGGGGCGTCCAGGCGTGGGTGAGCCGGTTGCGTGCGTCGTACTCGAATTCCTGCTTTTTGTCTGTCGCCAACAGATTATCGACGATTTGGGTGATGTTGCCCACGGGGTCGTATTCGTAGGTGAGGGAGAGGAGGTCTTCTTTGCCGGGCAGGGTGGCGGTGTGGATGCTTTGCAGGCGGAAGTTGCTGTTGCCGTTGCTGCCGGTGGCGCTGTAGTAGGTGAAGAGGGTGTTTCGTCCGTTGCCCCGCGCCAGGGTGGTCATCTGGCCGCGCTGGTTGTAGGCGATGTCGGTGATGATGGCGTTGGCGCCGGCGGTGAGGGTGTTTTCGCCTTCCTGGTCGTAGGTCGTTTGCACGAGTTCGCCGTCGGGGTAGACGGTGGTGAGGGGGCGGTCGAGGTTGTCGTAGACGGTGATGGCGAGGGTGAAGGGGTGGCTGTCTATGGTGCGGGTGTGGCCGGTGAGGCGTCCGCGGGCGTCGTAGGCGAAGGTTTCGTGGTTGGCGGCGGGGTCGCTGCCCCAGCGGATGGCGGCGAGGCGTCCGAGGCCGTTGGCGGCGGTGTCGTATTCGTAGCTGGCGAGGTGATTGGGGCCGGAGAGGGGCGGGTTGTTTTGGCAGTTGCCGCTCGGCGACGGGGGTTTGCTTTTGTGGGTGAGGCGGTTGAGGTTGTCGTAGTAGAAGCAGAGGGTGATGGGGTCGGCGTCGGGGGCGGCGATGAGGTGCAGGGTGAGGGTGAGGAGGTGGGTGCTGCTGGGGGGGAATGCCGGCATTTCCAATGTCGCCTCGTGGACTGCTTCCCCGGTCAATCCCGGTCCGGAGAGGTAGCGCACGGCGGGGTGAACGGCGACAGCAGTAGTTGGAGTAATAGGGCGAGCGCGGTGATGAGGTGAATGCCGGCACGCAAGGACAGACCGACCGTAGGGACCATGGGACTCCTCCTCCTGGCTTATGGCTTTGGCTCAATTTGGCTCTTCTTTGGCAACAATGGCCGAAAGTTTAGGCCATTTGACGGCGGTTGTCAACCGTTTTAGAACATCTACGCTATTTTTTAAGGTTGGGGCCTGTATTTTCTCGATAAATCCCGGTAGAGTTGGTTGAGCCTGTCGAAACCAACGCCCTTCGACAAGCTCAGGCAGCGGTTTCCCCGACAT
Proteins encoded in this window:
- a CDS encoding tetratricopeptide repeat protein, translating into MKDRIDLLIRANQARVECRYQDAIEYYDRYLDKYNNNADVMHVLALVHFQLDVEQPRRIGRSLKAIEWINKAIEQEPNKAEFYATRGDIYNYGLDAPNYEEAAKSYRVALQLKPDLVSAHLGLAGLEGVPEQLVSLSEAIISVEKASQTQQENPDIFLRLGTLYFQAGQQNQALVAYECALLRPRPLSLKNTDEIVQRLR
- a CDS encoding DUF4277 domain-containing protein, whose product is MVDINRFDIQTERVDDIPLIYNSLQKMGIQAIVDSIIVPHGNWQGLTPGWVITIWLIHILVKHTHRMDCVQEWVAKHLLTLGHLTGQLVTPLDFTDDRLALCLRYLQPQSDWAEVESRLGNRLVRVYDLAKKLPERWCARLDGTVGIVNHDPNGSWLFQVGKAKNGLFETLYKMMIGSLDPLGLPLAVDIVPGNRADDPLYIPIYQRIKQTFPGRALLVVGDSKMSALLTRATVAHNNDHYLTPLAYLKDEPKLLDELLVGQQEREAQIPLIFFGWGAADQWHSAQCG
- a CDS encoding IS1 family transposase yields the protein MMNPEQLFCPNIDCPARGQRGEGNITVHSQKEKRCHCHVCNTTFAVSKGTLFYRLRTDPQIVMWVIVLLAYGCPVQAIVKAFGFDERTVKNWWQRAGVHCAHVHEAVIASQPLDLQQVQADEIKVKVQGGSVWMALAMMVSTRLWLGGVISPRRDKRLLQSLTDKVRQMALCRPLLLAVDGLPGYVKAFGRSFRSKLPAGGSQVVVNGTPGPKWLSCKSSNGVCHLDWRLNDEWLRVTRNR
- a CDS encoding transposase; this translates as MDGALPTNGTAPNAADAVARGFEVSRSRSAIVNKRHVTWQERLLVVRSFSYMQSERDALQKRLDKAEAALRALTPPRQRGKKQIEDEKTLLAAIKRIQKQYKVSGLFVCTTKREVAERPIRAYKDKPARVEKTVRYQLTVQRDLVAIAAAMFKMGWRIYATNAPAVELSLTQAVQAYRSQYVAENIFRRLQGKLLSITPVYVQRDDHAEGLFHLLTLAARVLALGDYVAKEALAEVKEEGETTVNRGRLTPSIYQF